From a region of the Mercurialis annua linkage group LG1-X, ddMerAnnu1.2, whole genome shotgun sequence genome:
- the LOC126664281 gene encoding protein GIGANTEA isoform X2, with the protein MAHNDQFRCSGVMGKYAGGELKPPTTASSRGSGKHPQLLPSTPRWAVANGAGVILSVCDDEVARYETATLTAVAVPALLLPPPTTSLDEHLVAGLPALEPYARLFHRYYAIATPSATQRLLLGLLEAPPSWAPDALDASVQLVELLRAAEDYVSGVRLPRNWMHLHFLRAIGIAMSMRAGIAADAAAALLFRILSQPALLFPPLRQVEGVEVHHEPLGGYSSSYRKQIEAPAAEATIEATAQGIASMLCAHGPEVEWRICTIWEAAYGLIPLGSSAVDLPDIIVAAPLQPPILSWNLYIPLLKVLEYLPRGGPSEACLMKIFVATVEAILQRTFPSESSREQTRKARYLFGLGSASKNLAVAELRTMVHSLFLESCASVELASRLLFVVLTVCVSYEAQSNGSKRPRGEEFFQPDDGHEDSQLTSEKQRNTKSKKIKRQGPVSAFDSYVLAAVCALACELQLFPFLSRGSNQSSSSGAQTVAMPVKLNGSNIEFQSSIDSAVHHTHRILSILEALFSLKPSTVGTSWSYSSNEIVAAAMVAAHVSELFRRSKACMHALSVLMRCKWDTKIYTRASSLYNLIDIHSKAVASIVTKAEPLEAYLHIPVWKNSLMRADGKKRNRSVSIRCSDSGESSSSQCEEPGHSEGRSKSERFQIKEGSGSTLAKSIAGFPIDASDLANFLTIDRHIGFSCSGQVFLRSVLAEKQELCFSVVSLLWHKLIGAPETQPSAESTSAQQGWRQVVDALCNVVSASPTKAAAAVVLQAERELQPWIAKDDDQGQKMWRINQRIVRLTVELMRNHDTPESLVILSSASDLLLRATDGMLVDGEACTLPQLELLEATARAVHPVLEWGESGFAVADGLSNLLKCRLPATIRCLSHRSAHVRAMSTSVLRGILHTGSIKPNSNQVDINGSHGPSYQYFNIDVTDWQTDIEKCLTWEAHSRLATGMPIHFLDTAAKELGCTISV; encoded by the exons ATGGCTCACAATGATCAATTCAG GTGCAGTGGTGTTATGGGTAAATATGCTGGTGGAGAGCTCAAGCCGCCTACAACTG CTTCATCTCGCGGATCTGGGAAGCATCCTCAGCTCTTGCCATCAACCCCTCGATGGGCTGTAGCAAATGGAGCTGGTGTTATATTAAGTGTTTGTGATGATGAAGTGGCTCGTTATGAGACTGCTACATTAACTGCTGTTGCTGTTCCTGCACTTCTACTTCCTCCTCCAACAACATCTTTGGACGAACATCTGGTTGCTGGATTACCAGCTCTAGAGCCATACGCACGTTTATTTCATCG GTATTATGCCATTGCAACTCCAAGTGCCACCCAACGACTTCTCCTAGGACTCTTGGAAGCACCGCCTTCATGGGCTCCAGATGCTCTTGATGCTTCAGTACAACTTGTGGAACTCCTTCGAGCTGCTGAAGATTATGTATCTGGAGTAAGG CTTCCACGGAACTGGATGCACTTGCACTTCTTGCGTGCAATTGGGATTGCGATGTCCATGAGAGCAGGAATAGCTGCTGATGCTGCTGCTGCTTTACTTTTTCGCATACTTTCACAGCCAGCATTGCTGTTTCCTCCATTAAGGCAAGTTGAAGGAGTCGAAGTTCATCATGAACCTTTGGGCGGTTATAGTTCAAGCTACAGGAAACAG ATAGAAGCGCCTGCAGCTGAAGCGACTATAGAAGCGACAGCCCAGGGGATTGCATCTATGCTTTGTGCCCATGGTCCTGAGGTTGAATGGAGAATTTGCACCATTTGGGAAGCTGCTTATGGCTTAATTCCTTTAGGTTCCTCAGCAGTTGATCTTCCTGACATCATAGTGGCCGCTCCACTGCAGCCTCCTATATTGTCTTGGAACTTGTACATTCCACTTCTTAAGGTCTTGGAATACCTTCCTCGTGGAGGTCCATCAGAAGCATGTTTGATGAAGATATTTGTTGCTACTGTAGAAGCTATTCTTCAGAGAACATTTCCATCTGAGTCTTCCAGAGAACAAACCAGGAAAGCGAGATATCTTTTTGGCTTGGGTTCTGCCTCTAAAAATCTTGCTGTGGCAGAGCTTCGCACTATGGTCCATTCACTCTTTCTAGAATCGTGCGCTTCCGTAGAGCTTGCTTCACGCCTGCTATTTGTTGTGTTAACCGTGTGTGTTAGTTATGAAGCTCAATCTAATGGGAGCAAGAGACCAAGAGGTGAGGAATTTTTTCAACCAGATGATGGCCATGAGGACTCACAACTGACATCTGAAAAACAGCGCAACACGAAATCCAAGAAGATTAAAAGACAAGGTCCTGTTTCAGCATTTGATTCTTATGTTCTTGCTGCTGTATGTGCTCTTGCATGTGAGCTTCAGTTGTTCCCTTTTCTTTCAAGAGGGAGTAACCAGTCAAGTTCTAGCGGTGCACAGACCGTGGCCATGCCCGTGAAACTGAATGGATCTAATATTGAGTTTCAAAGTAGTATTGACTCTGCGGTCCATCACACTCATAGAATCTTATCAATTTTAGAAGCACTTTTCTCTTTGAAACCGTCTACTGTTGGTACCTCCTGGAGTTATAGTTCAAATGAGATTGTAGCTGCAGCTATGGTTGCTGCTCATGTTTCTGAACTATTCAGACGATCAAAGGCTTGCATGCATGCTCTCTCTGTTCTGATGCGGTGCAAGTGGGATACTAAAATTTACACCAGAGCTTCATCGTTATACAACCTTATTGATATTCACAGCAAAGCTGTTGCATCAATAGTTACGAAGGCTGAACCATTAGAGGCATACTTGCACATTCCAGTTTGGAAAAATTCTCTTATGCGTGCTGATGGTAAAAAGCGAAATCGAAGTGTAAGCATTAGATGCAGTGATTCAGGGGAGTCTTCTTCCTCACAGTGTGAAGAACCAGGCCATTCAGAAGGTAGAAGTAAAAGTGAGAGATTTCAGATAAAGGAAGGTTCTGGAAGTACATTGGCCAAGAGTATTGCAGGTTTCCCTATAGATGCTTCAGATTTAGCCAATTTCTTGACAATAGATCGACATATTGGTTTCAGCTGTAGTGGGCAAGTTTTCCTAAGATCAGTTCTTGCGGAGAAACAAGAGTTGTGTTTCTCTGTTGTCTCACTGCTATGGCACAAGTTGATTGGTGCACCTGAAACTCAGCCTAGTGCAGAAAGCACTTCTGCCCAGCAAGGATGGAGACAG GTTGTGGATGCACTCTGCAATGTTGTATCAGCGTCACCCACAAAAGCAGCTGCAGCAGTTGTTCTTCAG GCGGAGAGAGAATTGCAACCTTGGATTGCTAAAGATGACGATCAGGGTCAGAAGATGTGGAGAATCAACCAACGAATTGTCAGATTAACTGTGGAACTAATGAGAAATCATGATACACCAGAGTCGTTAGTAATTTTGTCAAGCGCATCAGACCTACTTCTACGTGCGACGGATGGGATGCTTGTCGACGGAGAAGCTTGCACTTTACCACAACTGGAG TTATTAGAAGCAACAGCTAGAGCAGTTCATCCTGTCCTGGAGTGGGGAGAGTCTGGGTTTGCAGTTGCAGATGGCCTTTCAAACCTGTTAAAG TGTCGCCTACCAGCTACAATCCGATGCCTGTCTCATCGAAGTGCTCATGTTCGTGCTATGAGCACATCAGTTCTCCGCGGTATATTGCACACTGGTTCAATAAAACCTAATTCTAACCAAGTGGACATAAATGGCAGTCATGGTCCCTCGTATCAGTACTTTAACATAGATGTGACTGATTGGCAAACTGATATAGAGAAGTGCTTAACTTGGGAAGCTCATAGCCGGCTTGCGACAGGGATGCCGATTCATTTTCTTGATACTGCTGCAAAGGAATTAGGCTGTACTATATCTGTATGA
- the LOC126666235 gene encoding 40S ribosomal protein S18, whose amino-acid sequence MSLVANEEFQHILRVLNTNVDGKQNIMFALTSIKGIGRRFANIVCKKADVDMTKRAGELTAAELDNLMVIVANPRQFKIPDWFLNRQKDYKDGKYSQVVSNALDMKLRDDLERLKKIRNHRGLRHYWGLRVRGQHTKTTGRRGKTVGVSKKR is encoded by the exons ATG TCTCTGGTGGCAAATGAGGAATTTCAGCACATTTTGCGTGTGCTGAATACCAATGTTGATGGGAAGCAAAATATTATGTTTGCTTTGACTTCTATCAAAGGTATCGGCAGGCGTTTCGCCAACATTGTTTGCAAGAAGGCTGATGTTGACATGACCAAGAG GGCGGGTGAGTTGACTGCTGCTGAGCTAGATAATCTGATGGTCATTGTTGCTAATCCTCGCCAATTTAAGATCCCAGACTGGTTTTTGAATAGGCAGAAGGATTATAAGGATGGAAAATATTCTCAGGTTGTGTCTAATGCTTTGGACATGAAGTTGAGGGACGATTTGGAGCGATTAAAGAAAATCAG GAACCACCGTGGATTGAGGCACTACTGGGGTCTTCGTGTCAGGGGACAGCACACAAAGACCACTGGCCGTCGTGGAAAGACTGTTGGTGTTTCCAAGAAGCGGTGA
- the LOC126664281 gene encoding protein GIGANTEA isoform X1, which translates to MTTSSERWIDSLQFSSLFSPPPQDAQQRKAQITAYVEYFGQFTSEQFPDDIAELIRNRYPSKEKRLFDDVLATFVLHHPEHGHAVVLPIISYLIDGTLVYDKSTPPFASFISLVCPSNENEYSEQWALACGEILRILTHYNRPIYKMELQSCATEKSSSGKRAESGGSADAESSHTLSVQQERKPLRPLSPWITDILLAAPLGIRSDYFRWCSGVMGKYAGGELKPPTTASSRGSGKHPQLLPSTPRWAVANGAGVILSVCDDEVARYETATLTAVAVPALLLPPPTTSLDEHLVAGLPALEPYARLFHRYYAIATPSATQRLLLGLLEAPPSWAPDALDASVQLVELLRAAEDYVSGVRLPRNWMHLHFLRAIGIAMSMRAGIAADAAAALLFRILSQPALLFPPLRQVEGVEVHHEPLGGYSSSYRKQIEAPAAEATIEATAQGIASMLCAHGPEVEWRICTIWEAAYGLIPLGSSAVDLPDIIVAAPLQPPILSWNLYIPLLKVLEYLPRGGPSEACLMKIFVATVEAILQRTFPSESSREQTRKARYLFGLGSASKNLAVAELRTMVHSLFLESCASVELASRLLFVVLTVCVSYEAQSNGSKRPRGEEFFQPDDGHEDSQLTSEKQRNTKSKKIKRQGPVSAFDSYVLAAVCALACELQLFPFLSRGSNQSSSSGAQTVAMPVKLNGSNIEFQSSIDSAVHHTHRILSILEALFSLKPSTVGTSWSYSSNEIVAAAMVAAHVSELFRRSKACMHALSVLMRCKWDTKIYTRASSLYNLIDIHSKAVASIVTKAEPLEAYLHIPVWKNSLMRADGKKRNRSVSIRCSDSGESSSSQCEEPGHSEGRSKSERFQIKEGSGSTLAKSIAGFPIDASDLANFLTIDRHIGFSCSGQVFLRSVLAEKQELCFSVVSLLWHKLIGAPETQPSAESTSAQQGWRQVVDALCNVVSASPTKAAAAVVLQAERELQPWIAKDDDQGQKMWRINQRIVRLTVELMRNHDTPESLVILSSASDLLLRATDGMLVDGEACTLPQLELLEATARAVHPVLEWGESGFAVADGLSNLLKCRLPATIRCLSHRSAHVRAMSTSVLRGILHTGSIKPNSNQVDINGSHGPSYQYFNIDVTDWQTDIEKCLTWEAHSRLATGMPIHFLDTAAKELGCTISV; encoded by the exons ATGACAACTTCTTCTGAGAGATGGATTGATAGTCTTCAGTTCTCATCGTTGTTTTCGCCGCCTCCGCAAGATGCCCAACAACGAAAG GCACAAATTACAGCCTATGTTGAGTACTTTGGGCAGTTCACCTCAGAACAATTTCCCGATGATATTGCTGAG CTAATTCGTAACAGATATCCATCAAAGGAAAAACGCCTATTTGATGACGTGTTGG CTACATTTGTCCTACATCATCCGGAGCATGGACATGCTGTTGTTCTTCcaataatttcatatttaatagATGGCACGCTGGTGTATGATAAGAGTACACCTCCATTTGCTTCTTTCATTTCCTTGGTCTGCCCAAGCAATGAG AATGAATATTCTGAGCAATGGGCTTTGGCATGTGGAGAGATTTTGCGAATTTTGACGCATTACAATCGTCCAATATATAAGATGGAACTACAGAGTTGTGCAACAGAGAAAAGCAGCAGTGGCAAAAGAGCTGAAAGTGGTGGATCAGCAGATGCGGAATCCAGTCACACACTTTCAGTGCAGCAAGAGAGGAAGCCTTTAAGGCCTTTGTCTCCCTGGATTACTGACATATTACTCGCTGCACCTCTTGGTATCAGAAGTGACTACTTCCGTTG GTGCAGTGGTGTTATGGGTAAATATGCTGGTGGAGAGCTCAAGCCGCCTACAACTG CTTCATCTCGCGGATCTGGGAAGCATCCTCAGCTCTTGCCATCAACCCCTCGATGGGCTGTAGCAAATGGAGCTGGTGTTATATTAAGTGTTTGTGATGATGAAGTGGCTCGTTATGAGACTGCTACATTAACTGCTGTTGCTGTTCCTGCACTTCTACTTCCTCCTCCAACAACATCTTTGGACGAACATCTGGTTGCTGGATTACCAGCTCTAGAGCCATACGCACGTTTATTTCATCG GTATTATGCCATTGCAACTCCAAGTGCCACCCAACGACTTCTCCTAGGACTCTTGGAAGCACCGCCTTCATGGGCTCCAGATGCTCTTGATGCTTCAGTACAACTTGTGGAACTCCTTCGAGCTGCTGAAGATTATGTATCTGGAGTAAGG CTTCCACGGAACTGGATGCACTTGCACTTCTTGCGTGCAATTGGGATTGCGATGTCCATGAGAGCAGGAATAGCTGCTGATGCTGCTGCTGCTTTACTTTTTCGCATACTTTCACAGCCAGCATTGCTGTTTCCTCCATTAAGGCAAGTTGAAGGAGTCGAAGTTCATCATGAACCTTTGGGCGGTTATAGTTCAAGCTACAGGAAACAG ATAGAAGCGCCTGCAGCTGAAGCGACTATAGAAGCGACAGCCCAGGGGATTGCATCTATGCTTTGTGCCCATGGTCCTGAGGTTGAATGGAGAATTTGCACCATTTGGGAAGCTGCTTATGGCTTAATTCCTTTAGGTTCCTCAGCAGTTGATCTTCCTGACATCATAGTGGCCGCTCCACTGCAGCCTCCTATATTGTCTTGGAACTTGTACATTCCACTTCTTAAGGTCTTGGAATACCTTCCTCGTGGAGGTCCATCAGAAGCATGTTTGATGAAGATATTTGTTGCTACTGTAGAAGCTATTCTTCAGAGAACATTTCCATCTGAGTCTTCCAGAGAACAAACCAGGAAAGCGAGATATCTTTTTGGCTTGGGTTCTGCCTCTAAAAATCTTGCTGTGGCAGAGCTTCGCACTATGGTCCATTCACTCTTTCTAGAATCGTGCGCTTCCGTAGAGCTTGCTTCACGCCTGCTATTTGTTGTGTTAACCGTGTGTGTTAGTTATGAAGCTCAATCTAATGGGAGCAAGAGACCAAGAGGTGAGGAATTTTTTCAACCAGATGATGGCCATGAGGACTCACAACTGACATCTGAAAAACAGCGCAACACGAAATCCAAGAAGATTAAAAGACAAGGTCCTGTTTCAGCATTTGATTCTTATGTTCTTGCTGCTGTATGTGCTCTTGCATGTGAGCTTCAGTTGTTCCCTTTTCTTTCAAGAGGGAGTAACCAGTCAAGTTCTAGCGGTGCACAGACCGTGGCCATGCCCGTGAAACTGAATGGATCTAATATTGAGTTTCAAAGTAGTATTGACTCTGCGGTCCATCACACTCATAGAATCTTATCAATTTTAGAAGCACTTTTCTCTTTGAAACCGTCTACTGTTGGTACCTCCTGGAGTTATAGTTCAAATGAGATTGTAGCTGCAGCTATGGTTGCTGCTCATGTTTCTGAACTATTCAGACGATCAAAGGCTTGCATGCATGCTCTCTCTGTTCTGATGCGGTGCAAGTGGGATACTAAAATTTACACCAGAGCTTCATCGTTATACAACCTTATTGATATTCACAGCAAAGCTGTTGCATCAATAGTTACGAAGGCTGAACCATTAGAGGCATACTTGCACATTCCAGTTTGGAAAAATTCTCTTATGCGTGCTGATGGTAAAAAGCGAAATCGAAGTGTAAGCATTAGATGCAGTGATTCAGGGGAGTCTTCTTCCTCACAGTGTGAAGAACCAGGCCATTCAGAAGGTAGAAGTAAAAGTGAGAGATTTCAGATAAAGGAAGGTTCTGGAAGTACATTGGCCAAGAGTATTGCAGGTTTCCCTATAGATGCTTCAGATTTAGCCAATTTCTTGACAATAGATCGACATATTGGTTTCAGCTGTAGTGGGCAAGTTTTCCTAAGATCAGTTCTTGCGGAGAAACAAGAGTTGTGTTTCTCTGTTGTCTCACTGCTATGGCACAAGTTGATTGGTGCACCTGAAACTCAGCCTAGTGCAGAAAGCACTTCTGCCCAGCAAGGATGGAGACAG GTTGTGGATGCACTCTGCAATGTTGTATCAGCGTCACCCACAAAAGCAGCTGCAGCAGTTGTTCTTCAG GCGGAGAGAGAATTGCAACCTTGGATTGCTAAAGATGACGATCAGGGTCAGAAGATGTGGAGAATCAACCAACGAATTGTCAGATTAACTGTGGAACTAATGAGAAATCATGATACACCAGAGTCGTTAGTAATTTTGTCAAGCGCATCAGACCTACTTCTACGTGCGACGGATGGGATGCTTGTCGACGGAGAAGCTTGCACTTTACCACAACTGGAG TTATTAGAAGCAACAGCTAGAGCAGTTCATCCTGTCCTGGAGTGGGGAGAGTCTGGGTTTGCAGTTGCAGATGGCCTTTCAAACCTGTTAAAG TGTCGCCTACCAGCTACAATCCGATGCCTGTCTCATCGAAGTGCTCATGTTCGTGCTATGAGCACATCAGTTCTCCGCGGTATATTGCACACTGGTTCAATAAAACCTAATTCTAACCAAGTGGACATAAATGGCAGTCATGGTCCCTCGTATCAGTACTTTAACATAGATGTGACTGATTGGCAAACTGATATAGAGAAGTGCTTAACTTGGGAAGCTCATAGCCGGCTTGCGACAGGGATGCCGATTCATTTTCTTGATACTGCTGCAAAGGAATTAGGCTGTACTATATCTGTATGA